One genomic window of Halorubrum hochsteinianum includes the following:
- a CDS encoding rhomboid family intramembrane serine protease has protein sequence MRATLETLGIALLVGAVQAALGVVGLAGLFALSTPLSVAPWTLVTSVYAHGSVSHLLANALSLLLVGPLVERRTTRGRFHAFVVTAGALAGVAQVTVGGLLGPRAAVLGLSGAVFALGGYLLAGNVVSATLFDRLRLSPRVQFLLFGLVAVALTATTAAPGVALIAHATGAFCGLAAGRVGLLDAR, from the coding sequence ATGCGTGCGACCCTCGAAACGCTCGGAATCGCCCTCCTCGTCGGCGCTGTTCAGGCCGCGCTCGGCGTCGTCGGTCTCGCGGGGCTGTTCGCGCTGTCGACCCCGCTGTCCGTCGCCCCGTGGACGCTCGTCACCAGCGTGTACGCGCACGGCTCCGTGAGTCACCTGCTGGCGAACGCCCTCTCGCTGCTGCTCGTCGGTCCCCTCGTCGAGCGGCGGACGACCCGCGGCCGCTTCCACGCGTTCGTCGTGACCGCCGGCGCGCTCGCGGGCGTCGCGCAGGTGACCGTCGGCGGCCTGCTCGGTCCCCGGGCCGCCGTCCTCGGACTCAGCGGCGCGGTGTTCGCGCTCGGCGGCTACCTGCTCGCGGGCAACGTTGTGAGCGCGACGCTGTTCGACCGCCTGCGGCTCTCGCCGCGCGTCCAGTTCCTGCTGTTCGGTCTCGTCGCCGTCGCCCTCACCGCGACGACGGCCGCGCCGGGCGTCGCGCTGATCGCGCACGCGACCGGCGCGTTCTGCGGGCTCGCGGCCGGTCGGGTCGGGCTCCTCGACGCGCGGTGA
- the rpsJ gene encoding 30S ribosomal protein S10, translated as MQQARVRLAGTSPEDLDDICDDVREIADSTGVALSGPIPLPTKTLEIPSRKSPDGEGTATWEHWEMRVHKRLIDIDADERALRQLMRVQVPNDVSIEIVLED; from the coding sequence ATGCAGCAGGCACGCGTCCGCCTCGCCGGCACGAGCCCCGAGGACCTCGACGACATCTGCGACGACGTCCGCGAGATCGCGGACTCGACGGGAGTCGCCCTGTCGGGCCCGATCCCGCTGCCGACGAAGACGCTCGAGATCCCGTCGCGAAAGTCCCCGGACGGTGAGGGGACGGCGACGTGGGAGCACTGGGAGATGCGCGTCCACAAGCGTCTGATCGACATCGACGCCGACGAACGCGCGCTCCGCCAGCTCATGCGCGTCCAAGTGCCGAACGACGTCAGCATCGAGATCGTTCTGGAAGACTGA
- the tuf gene encoding translation elongation factor EF-1 subunit alpha yields MSDKPHQNLAIIGHVDHGKSTLVGRLLFETGSVPEHVIEQHREEAEEKGKGGFEFAYVMDNLAEERERGVTIDIAHQEFDTDEYYFTIVDCPGHRDFVKNMITGASQADNAVLVVAADDGVAPQTREHVFLARTLGINELIIGVNKMDLVDYQESSYKEVIGEVEDLLNQVRFATDDTTFVPISAFEGDNVAEASENTDWYDGPTLLESLNDLPEAEPPTDAPLRLPIQDVYTISGIGTVPVGRVETGILNTGDNVSFQPSDVGGEVKTVEMHHEEVPKAEPGDNVGFNVRGIGKDDIRRGDVCGPADDPPSVAETFKAQVVVMQHPSVITAGYTPVFHAHTAQVACTIESIDQKIDPSSGEVAEENPDFIKSGDAAVVTVRPQKPLSIEPSGEIPELGSFAIRDMGQTIAAGKVLEVNER; encoded by the coding sequence ATGAGTGACAAACCGCACCAGAATCTGGCCATCATCGGCCACGTCGACCACGGCAAGAGTACGCTCGTGGGTCGCCTCCTCTTCGAGACGGGGAGCGTCCCCGAGCACGTAATCGAGCAGCACCGCGAGGAAGCCGAAGAGAAGGGCAAGGGCGGCTTCGAGTTCGCCTACGTGATGGACAACCTCGCCGAGGAGCGCGAGCGCGGCGTCACGATCGACATCGCCCACCAGGAGTTCGACACCGACGAGTACTACTTCACCATCGTCGACTGCCCGGGCCACCGTGACTTCGTGAAAAACATGATCACGGGTGCCTCGCAGGCCGACAACGCGGTGCTCGTCGTCGCGGCCGACGACGGCGTCGCGCCCCAGACCCGCGAGCACGTGTTCCTGGCCCGCACGCTGGGCATCAACGAGCTCATCATCGGCGTCAACAAGATGGACCTGGTCGACTACCAGGAGTCCTCCTACAAGGAGGTCATCGGCGAGGTCGAGGACCTGCTCAACCAGGTCCGCTTCGCGACCGACGACACCACGTTCGTGCCGATCTCGGCGTTCGAGGGCGACAACGTCGCCGAGGCGTCCGAGAACACCGACTGGTACGACGGTCCGACCCTGCTGGAGTCGCTCAACGACCTGCCGGAGGCCGAGCCGCCGACGGACGCGCCGCTCCGCCTGCCGATCCAGGACGTCTACACCATCTCCGGTATCGGGACCGTCCCCGTGGGACGCGTCGAGACCGGGATCCTCAACACCGGCGACAACGTCTCCTTCCAGCCGTCCGACGTGGGCGGCGAGGTGAAGACGGTCGAGATGCACCACGAAGAGGTGCCCAAGGCCGAGCCCGGTGACAACGTCGGGTTCAACGTCCGCGGCATCGGCAAGGACGACATCCGCCGCGGCGACGTCTGTGGCCCGGCCGACGACCCGCCGAGCGTCGCCGAGACGTTCAAGGCGCAGGTCGTCGTCATGCAGCACCCGTCGGTGATCACGGCCGGCTACACGCCGGTCTTCCACGCCCACACGGCGCAGGTCGCCTGTACGATCGAGTCCATCGATCAGAAGATCGACCCCTCGTCCGGTGAGGTCGCCGAGGAGAACCCGGACTTCATCAAGTCCGGCGACGCCGCGGTCGTCACCGTGCGCCCGCAGAAGCCGCTCAGCATCGAGCCGTCCGGCGAGATTCCGGAACTCGGCAGCTTCGCCATCCGCGACATGGGTCAGACCATCGCGGCCGGCAAGGTGCTGGAAGTCAACGAGCGATAA
- a CDS encoding homoserine dehydrogenase — protein MRLAVIGAGAVGRSVVELAGEYGHEVVAVADSSSAVVADGTAGAGADGAVGVDPDAVVARKAERGIVGDDDPDDALAADYDVLVEATPTTLDDAEPGFSHVTRALERDRHAVLANKGPVAERFGDLRAAVADSDGEIRFEATVGGAIPAVSTVEDIEPGHVTAVRGVLNGTANFILTRMAAEGLDYDHVLAEAQDLGVAEADPSFDVDGTDAALKCVILANVLSFGAADDPADAREFTLADADVEGIRDVPGSALRLAAEDGRTVRLIGEATGDTVRVAPRLVPENGTLAVSGTQNIVQIETSHAGRLNISGRGAGGPETASAVLGDVGRLE, from the coding sequence GTGAGACTCGCCGTTATCGGCGCGGGCGCGGTCGGGCGCTCCGTCGTCGAACTCGCGGGCGAGTACGGCCACGAGGTCGTCGCCGTCGCGGACTCGTCGAGCGCGGTCGTCGCGGACGGAACGGCCGGCGCAGGCGCTGACGGGGCCGTCGGCGTCGACCCGGACGCCGTCGTCGCGCGGAAGGCGGAACGCGGGATCGTCGGCGACGACGACCCGGACGACGCGCTCGCGGCCGACTACGACGTCCTCGTCGAGGCGACGCCGACGACGCTGGACGACGCAGAGCCCGGCTTCTCGCACGTGACCCGCGCGCTGGAGCGCGACCGCCACGCCGTCCTCGCGAACAAGGGGCCGGTCGCGGAGCGGTTCGGCGACCTGCGTGCGGCCGTCGCGGACAGCGACGGCGAGATCAGGTTCGAGGCGACGGTCGGCGGCGCGATCCCGGCGGTCTCGACCGTCGAGGACATCGAGCCGGGCCACGTCACCGCGGTCCGCGGCGTGCTCAACGGGACGGCGAACTTCATCCTCACGCGGATGGCCGCGGAGGGGCTCGACTACGACCACGTGCTCGCGGAGGCGCAGGACCTCGGCGTCGCCGAGGCGGACCCCTCCTTCGACGTGGACGGGACCGACGCGGCGCTGAAGTGCGTCATCCTCGCGAACGTCCTCTCGTTCGGCGCGGCCGACGACCCGGCTGACGCCCGGGAGTTCACGCTCGCCGACGCCGACGTGGAGGGGATCCGCGACGTGCCCGGCTCGGCGCTCCGGCTCGCGGCCGAGGACGGGCGGACGGTGCGGCTGATCGGCGAGGCGACCGGCGACACGGTCCGCGTCGCGCCGCGGCTCGTCCCCGAGAACGGGACGCTCGCGGTCTCCGGGACCCAGAACATCGTCCAGATCGAGACCTCTCACGCCGGCCGGCTCAACATCTCCGGGCGCGGCGCGGGCGGTCCCGAGACCGCGAGCGCGGTCCTCGGCGACGTGGGGCGGCTGGAGTGA
- a CDS encoding amino acid-binding ACT domain protein — MSDGRDGVPETASDESESSAPGASPDGGHAAATPSTHTVRLELVDEPGQLLAALQPIADNGGNLLSIYHERGNKTPRGRIPVEVDFEATAERFEGIVDALRSEGVNVMQAGTERYAEEVTILLFGHLIDTDLSDTLSRIEACESASVADVSLAAPQGTEEVSSARLRLEARAGETDAAIAAVRDLAADKELRVVEPLTGVDA; from the coding sequence GTGAGCGACGGTCGCGACGGGGTCCCCGAGACCGCGTCCGACGAGTCGGAGTCGTCGGCTCCGGGCGCGTCTCCGGACGGGGGTCACGCGGCCGCGACGCCCTCGACGCACACGGTCCGGCTGGAGCTCGTCGACGAGCCCGGCCAGCTGCTCGCCGCGCTCCAGCCGATCGCGGACAACGGCGGGAACCTCCTGTCGATCTACCACGAGCGCGGGAACAAGACCCCCCGCGGCCGGATCCCCGTCGAGGTCGACTTCGAGGCGACCGCGGAGCGGTTCGAGGGGATCGTCGACGCCCTCCGCAGCGAGGGCGTGAACGTGATGCAGGCGGGGACGGAGCGGTACGCAGAGGAGGTGACGATCCTCCTGTTCGGCCACCTCATCGACACGGACCTCTCGGACACGCTCTCGCGGATCGAGGCCTGCGAGTCGGCCTCGGTCGCCGACGTGTCGCTGGCGGCCCCGCAGGGGACCGAGGAGGTGTCGAGCGCGCGGCTCCGGCTCGAAGCCCGCGCGGGCGAGACGGACGCGGCGATCGCGGCCGTCCGGGACCTCGCGGCCGACAAGGAGCTCCGCGTCGTCGAGCCGCTCACGGGGGTGGACGCGTGA
- a CDS encoding DUF3592 domain-containing protein, producing MSDGGLSVNGPKTLKGAVAVLLIGLAVTGYGAYDYTQQSDAVDDAVEVDATITELDVESTSSGSSRDVDYRPTVRFTYEYEGTEYAGTNLFPSTITSDYDTESEAREVLDGYAVGEPATAYVDPSDPDGAFLRTETSNAPLVAVAVGLLFAFVGARVALRRVRG from the coding sequence ATGAGCGACGGCGGCCTCTCGGTCAACGGCCCGAAGACGCTCAAGGGCGCAGTCGCCGTGCTGCTCATCGGGCTCGCGGTGACCGGGTACGGCGCGTACGACTACACCCAGCAGTCGGACGCCGTGGACGACGCCGTCGAGGTCGACGCGACGATCACCGAACTCGACGTGGAGTCGACGTCGAGCGGTAGCAGCCGGGACGTTGACTATCGACCGACGGTCCGGTTCACCTACGAGTACGAGGGGACCGAGTACGCGGGGACGAACCTGTTCCCGTCGACGATCACGTCCGACTACGACACCGAGTCGGAGGCCCGCGAGGTCCTCGACGGCTACGCCGTCGGCGAGCCCGCCACCGCCTACGTCGACCCGTCGGACCCCGACGGAGCGTTCCTGCGGACCGAGACGTCGAACGCCCCGCTCGTCGCGGTGGCGGTCGGACTGCTGTTCGCGTTCGTCGGCGCGCGGGTGGCGCTCCGGCGCGTCCGCGGCTGA
- a CDS encoding elongation factor EF-2: protein MGRRKKIVQECERLMDNPEHIRNIAIAAHVDHGKTTLSDNLLAGAGMISEDTAGEQLAMDTKEDEQERGITIDAANVSMTHEYEDTNHLINLIDTPGHVDFGGDVTRAMRAVDGALVVVDAVEGAMPQTETVLRQALREGVKPTLFINKVDRLISELQEGPQEMQERLMSVIADVNELIRGMAENMDDIPEDWTVSVEDGTVGFGSALYKWGVSMPSMQRTGMDFGDIMELEQNDKRQELHERTPLSDVVLDMVCEHFPNPVDAQPRRVPRIWRGDPDTELAEGMQLVDEDGDVVFMVTDISMDPHAGEIATGRVFSGTLEKGQELYVSGTAGKNRIQSVGLFMGSEREEVDRVPAGNIASVTGLRDAIAGSTVSSVEMTPFESIEHISEPVITKSVEAQNMDDLPKLIETLQQVAKEDPTIQIEINEDTGEHLISGQGELHLEVITQRIRDNQGIPVITGEPIVVFREQPQESSREVEGQSPNRHNKFYITVEPLDQEIVDAIQLGEVSMDMPELERREALQEAGMDKDTSQNVEDIHRTNILIDDTKGIQHLNETMELVLEGLQEALDDGPLAAEPVQGSLFRLHDAKLHEDTIHRGPAQVIPAVRDAVHRALIDGEVRLLEPIQDVRIDVPSEHMGAASGEIQGRRGRVDDMYQEGDLMVVEGIAPVEEMIGFSSDIRSATEGRASWNTENAGFRVLVDNLQREKIMEIRERKGMKLELPQSIDYF, encoded by the coding sequence ATGGGCCGACGCAAGAAGATCGTTCAGGAATGTGAGCGGCTGATGGACAACCCGGAGCACATCCGGAACATCGCCATCGCCGCCCACGTCGACCACGGGAAGACGACGCTCTCCGACAACCTGCTGGCGGGCGCGGGCATGATCTCCGAGGACACCGCGGGAGAGCAGCTCGCGATGGACACGAAGGAGGACGAACAGGAGCGCGGCATCACCATCGACGCGGCGAACGTCTCGATGACCCACGAGTACGAGGACACCAACCACCTCATCAACCTCATCGACACCCCGGGCCACGTGGACTTCGGGGGCGACGTCACCCGCGCGATGCGCGCGGTCGACGGCGCGCTGGTGGTCGTCGACGCCGTCGAGGGCGCGATGCCGCAGACGGAGACGGTGCTCCGGCAGGCGCTCCGCGAGGGCGTGAAGCCGACGCTGTTCATCAACAAGGTCGACCGCCTCATCTCGGAGCTCCAGGAGGGGCCCCAGGAGATGCAGGAGCGGCTGATGTCGGTCATCGCCGACGTCAACGAGCTCATCCGCGGGATGGCCGAGAACATGGACGACATCCCCGAGGACTGGACCGTCTCCGTCGAGGACGGCACGGTCGGGTTCGGCTCCGCGCTGTACAAGTGGGGCGTCTCGATGCCCTCGATGCAGCGGACCGGGATGGACTTCGGCGACATCATGGAGCTGGAGCAGAACGACAAGCGGCAGGAGCTCCACGAGCGCACGCCGCTGTCGGACGTCGTGCTCGACATGGTCTGCGAGCACTTCCCGAACCCGGTCGACGCGCAGCCCCGCCGCGTCCCGCGCATCTGGCGCGGCGACCCGGACACCGAGCTGGCCGAGGGGATGCAGCTCGTCGACGAGGACGGCGATGTCGTCTTCATGGTCACGGACATCTCGATGGACCCGCACGCGGGCGAGATCGCGACGGGCCGCGTCTTCTCCGGCACGCTGGAGAAGGGTCAGGAGCTGTACGTCTCGGGGACGGCGGGCAAGAACCGCATCCAGAGCGTCGGCCTCTTCATGGGGTCCGAGCGCGAGGAGGTGGACCGCGTCCCGGCCGGGAACATCGCCTCGGTCACCGGACTGCGCGACGCCATCGCCGGCTCCACCGTCTCGTCCGTCGAGATGACGCCGTTCGAGTCGATCGAGCACATCTCCGAGCCGGTCATCACGAAGTCCGTCGAGGCCCAGAACATGGACGACCTGCCGAAGCTCATCGAGACGCTCCAGCAGGTCGCCAAGGAGGACCCGACGATCCAGATCGAGATCAACGAGGACACCGGCGAGCACCTCATCAGCGGGCAGGGGGAGCTTCACCTCGAAGTGATCACCCAGCGGATCCGCGACAACCAGGGCATCCCGGTCATCACCGGCGAGCCGATCGTCGTGTTCCGCGAGCAGCCCCAGGAGTCCTCCCGCGAGGTCGAGGGGCAGTCGCCGAACCGCCACAACAAGTTCTACATCACCGTCGAGCCGCTCGACCAGGAGATCGTCGACGCCATCCAGCTCGGCGAGGTCTCGATGGACATGCCCGAACTGGAGCGCCGCGAGGCGCTGCAGGAGGCCGGCATGGACAAGGACACCTCCCAGAACGTCGAGGACATCCACCGGACGAACATCCTCATCGACGACACGAAGGGTATCCAGCACCTCAACGAGACGATGGAGCTCGTGCTTGAGGGGCTTCAGGAGGCGCTCGACGACGGCCCGCTGGCCGCCGAGCCGGTCCAGGGGTCGCTGTTCCGCCTCCACGACGCGAAGCTCCACGAGGACACCATCCACCGCGGTCCGGCGCAGGTCATCCCCGCGGTCCGCGACGCGGTCCACCGCGCGCTGATCGACGGCGAGGTCCGCCTGCTCGAGCCGATCCAGGACGTCCGGATCGACGTGCCCTCCGAGCACATGGGCGCGGCGTCCGGTGAGATCCAAGGTCGCCGCGGCCGCGTCGACGACATGTACCAGGAGGGCGACCTCATGGTCGTCGAGGGCATCGCGCCCGTCGAGGAGATGATCGGGTTCTCCTCCGACATCCGCTCGGCCACCGAGGGCCGCGCCTCGTGGAACACCGAGAACGCGGGTTTCCGCGTGCTCGTGGACAACCTTCAGCGCGAGAAGATCATGGAGATCCGCGAGCGCAAGGGCATGAAGCTCGAACTGCCGCAGTCGATCGACTACTTCTAA
- a CDS encoding bifunctional 4-hydroxy-2-oxoglutarate aldolase/2-dehydro-3-deoxy-phosphogluconate aldolase, which yields MNETLSHLVDSGVVAVLRGVPADQLIEITEALREGGVTAVEITADTPDVAEKLGEVAGSFDDEVVVGTGTVLDSETARTTLMAGAEFVVSPSLHEDVIETCNRYGAVTAPGVMTPTEAIRGYEAGADFVKVFPAKTVGPDHLGAMKGPLGQIPMMPTGGVSPDNAGEYIDAGAFAVGAGGALVDYDAAERGDYEVITETAREFTRVVEEARGDD from the coding sequence ATGAACGAGACGCTCTCGCACCTCGTCGACAGCGGCGTCGTCGCGGTGTTACGCGGGGTCCCGGCCGACCAGCTCATCGAGATCACCGAGGCGCTGCGCGAGGGCGGCGTCACCGCCGTCGAGATCACCGCCGACACGCCGGACGTGGCGGAGAAGCTCGGCGAGGTCGCCGGCTCGTTCGACGACGAGGTCGTCGTCGGGACCGGGACGGTCCTCGACAGCGAGACCGCCCGGACCACGCTGATGGCGGGCGCGGAGTTCGTCGTCTCGCCGAGCCTCCACGAGGACGTGATCGAGACGTGCAACCGGTACGGTGCCGTCACCGCGCCGGGCGTGATGACGCCGACCGAGGCGATCCGCGGTTACGAGGCCGGGGCCGACTTCGTGAAGGTGTTCCCCGCCAAGACCGTCGGTCCGGACCACCTCGGCGCGATGAAGGGGCCGCTCGGACAGATCCCGATGATGCCGACCGGGGGCGTGAGCCCGGACAACGCCGGCGAGTACATCGACGCGGGCGCGTTCGCGGTCGGCGCGGGCGGCGCGCTCGTCGACTACGACGCCGCCGAGCGCGGCGACTACGAGGTCATCACCGAGACCGCCCGGGAGTTCACGCGGGTCGTCGAGGAGGCCCGCGGAGACGACTGA
- a CDS encoding putative quinol monooxygenase translates to MLVVHAAFPIDPDRIDEALDHAETLVAESNREEGVIDYRAARDVENGATLRFFERYEDAEAFEAHSGTDHFEAFEAALPDLLAGEPEVWRFEVESAAQLDL, encoded by the coding sequence ATGCTCGTCGTACACGCGGCATTCCCGATCGACCCGGATCGGATCGACGAAGCGCTCGACCACGCCGAGACCCTCGTCGCGGAGTCGAACCGCGAGGAGGGCGTGATCGACTACAGGGCGGCGAGAGACGTGGAGAACGGGGCGACGCTCCGCTTCTTCGAGCGGTACGAGGACGCGGAGGCGTTCGAGGCGCACTCGGGGACGGACCACTTCGAGGCGTTCGAGGCGGCCCTCCCCGACCTGCTCGCGGGAGAGCCGGAGGTGTGGCGGTTCGAGGTGGAGTCGGCCGCGCAGTTGGATCTCTGA